The following nucleotide sequence is from Anguilla rostrata isolate EN2019 chromosome 3, ASM1855537v3, whole genome shotgun sequence.
GTGAGATTTTCTTTGTAAAAACTTTTTGAATTCTGCAAGGAAAGGAATATAgttcagaaaatatttcaaaattggGGGAAATCCTAGCATGCCATAAAATAGGTTAAATAAACGCAATTTAGATGAGCTCGAAGACCTAGGTCATCTGGACGTAGCTCCTGCGACCGAACCTGTCCGATCTGAACCCGTCTCCTTACCGTTGTGGACCATCTGAAAGTTGAAGGGCTCCCCTTCGTAAACGTCGTTCAAGTGCTTCATGGCGATGACGAGACACAGCTCCAGAATGGACAGGCCTGAAAGCAGAGCAGACTTCCCTCAAACGACCAGCGAGGCAGCTCAGTTTACACAGCGCTTCCCGCTAACGTTTTTCTGACCTCGTACCCCCCTGTATCTTCTCAATCGAACCTCTCTTCCTATTTTAAGTCTCTCTATTCCTCCCTTTCCTGCCTGTACTTCGTGCTTATTAATGTCTTTCATCTCCAGCAGCCACATATCTGTGTTGGGCTCAAAATGTATCTGTCATAATCCCAATATGAAAGATAGGATATAAAATATCAATACCACAGCCCAGAGAGAAGCCATATGTGAATTTGTCTTATTGAAGTATATTTTGTATGTATAGGTTTCATATAAAGTATATTAATTATACTCATTATAAACCTTAGAGCAAAAATACTAAAAAAGTGAGTTTGGCTCACTTTGTCTTTTAAGGATTTATTCCTGCATATTGCCTGTAAGCCTGTAATACTTCCTCCTTCAGATTTTCTTCTTGAACAAAAAACACTTGTTCCGTCTGTCATTATTCCATCGCAGTCAGCGCACACACTGTTTCTGCAACATCACAGCAACGCCAGGACAGCGCGGCAGTGCTAACGTGCCAGGCTGTGTTTACCGTGGAGGACGTTGGCTTTGGCGTCGGAGGTGCAGAGTCGGCTGGCCTCCAGGAGATCGGCGGGTCTGATGGCCGGGTTGGACACAGTCACCCGGCTCAATGCCAGCATCTGGGAAACAGGACCTGCAGTGTCACACTGCTGCCAGAGGGGGGCAGACCGGTCTAGTTTCTCCGGCAAAACTCCCACGCACAATATCAATCTCCCAGGTGTGCCTTCCTGGCCCTAAGCAATTGACCCTGAATCAGAAACTTAACCTCCCCACGCCAGAACCCTACCTATGTAAGTTATCGGCTGAATTTAGATTTGTTATCTCGAGCAGAACTTAGGCAGTCACCTCACCTCTGCTAGGCAGAATTTCTTTTGTTGCTACTAGCACTAGCACTAGCACTCATACCTCTTGTAACGCCTCACTTCTAGCTTGACTTGCCGTAATTTTATTGACTTAGCCTATGCTCACTGCGTGAACTAGACCATGCTGTTCATGGTTGCCGATAACTGATACTTGATGAGAATtttaccttatcagacctgtgttctgtagttgttccaatgacctttcagtatgcacttattgtatgtcattTTGGACaacagcatctgccaaataatgcaataatgtaatgtaactttcCAAGCTGTACAAGCCCCGGGCCCTTGTTCTCTGATGTATTGCTTAGTGGGTTACAGAAAGCAACTGCATGTACGCTGTAACTAGCTATAGCCCATGAAACTCACAAACTGTTTAATTAGACTGGtgtgaaaaactgaatgaaagtgTCCTGCACACAAGgttattttttccacatctaTCACATGACCAATCCCCTTTACCCCCACAGCTCAACTTTGGGAAGCCCTGTCCAAAGAACTGAAATCCAGCCTGACAGAATCCAATATATGACACGAGTTTGAAGATGGGACTCCTTGCCCTCACTCCCTTCCATTATCCCCTCCTGTTATTTGATTGGACAAACAATGGCCCCGCCCTCACCAGCAGCATATGCAGAGATCGGAAGTCTTTGCTGGAGTTGAAATGCTTCCGAAGGACCGCCTCCGCAGACTTGTCCTCACACAGCGCCTGTACAGCAGAAAAAAGGAGGAGCACTGAAATGTGACTGACAGACATGAGGTCCAATGAAACTCATTTTCCCAGCAATTTCACAGGAAACCAGGGGTTGCACAGGAAATGACAGGACAAGGACAGGACAGATAGAGAAAATTGAGGTCTATGTTTCCAAGACATATTCTACTGGCTGAAATAGAATCACAGCTGTGCAtccttacattaaaaataatagtgTTTTGCCTGCACTTTGTTACTATGGACAGACGCTGTTATTGGTTCCCAAAAATATCATCCAATGGGAAGAATCAATAATTGGAAGACTGGTGCATTTCTGGTGATGTAATCAGCAGGAACAttgagcagcagcagaagaggAAACATGTTAATGGGCACACGTGGTACAGAAATGGCTTCTAGGGAGCGCTAATGCTAACTGCCAGGCTAGCTGATATGACTCAGCCCTCGTCACGCTGTGTTCGTCTGAACAGAGGGGCGTCTCGGCGTAGGCGCCCACCTCGACGCCTGCGTTCCAGTCCTCGGCGAACCTGCGGTCGGGGAAGTCCGGCGGCAGGCGCAGCTGCAGCTCCACGCCGCGCAGGAAGCCCTGGAAGTCCACGGCGCTGAGCAGGTGGATCTGCCTGTGGGAGAACCTGGACTTCACCCTTTTCTCCAGGAGCTCCAGCACGTCCTGACCGAGCCGCCggcagaggaacaggaagtcacaTTTCACATCGCTCGCACAGGAACGCGTGGACACAACTCAACTCAACATAACTCAGTGTGAACTGCAAAATTCAGATTGTAATGTCCTAGGGAACTGAAGATTACTGCTGATATGGATGCATAGTGAAATTGACTTAAGTGTAATCCTGTACGTAAAACAAATATTACTAAATCCCATTATAGCCTGTCACTAATACTAATTTATAGCTTTAGCCACAGTATAACTTCTGGAGATACCTTGGTGTCTGAGTGACTTATTGATTGGAACTACACAATGGCCTCTATGTGATATAGTGCAGCGCATTCTGATTGACTCAGATCAGACAAAGACAGTAAGCTCCGCCCACTTTGCGCTCTAACTCGCCCATTGCCGGTTGCCTTGGGAACGCACCAGGCGACAGGTGAGTCCCACCACAGCCACTGGCGTCTGCGCGGACTGAGAGATGTCAAGGAGGTTGTAGAGGAGCGTCTGGTTCTTGTGGTGGGCGAAGAGGTCAAACTCGTCCAGGGTGAAAAGCACAGGCCGACTGCTGCTGCGGTCACCTggaggaagggaaagagggaaggaggaagagagagcataTATAGGATTGATTATGCCAGTGGATCCTCTGGTTAAGGTCTCATTAAACTGTGCCTCCTTGTGTTCATAATCTGTGATTATAGCGCGTGTGGTGCCCTGGGACATCACCTTTCTTCAAAGCTTCTAGGAGGAAGACCAAGTTCTCAGCAAAGCTCCCCTGAAGCAGAGATGCACTTTGGTTATTCAGAGAATGCAGAAATAGAGCATGTGCAGTGTTCCACTGTGATGTACATTACGATTCAAATATACCCTAAGATTTAAGCAATGCTTAATCTGTAACACCAACTTGGATTTTAAAAGGCTAAATAAAGTAAACTAAAAGAGATGATGACCATTGTGACTGACTGTCCTATCAAAGGCTAACCTGTGTTAGGCACTGATggaaatgattacattttcatgGTGTTACATTAATGTAGCCAGTAATCATGTCAAAAGAGACATGCAAAGCTAAGTACATAAGTACATTTAATTACTTCACAGGCAACAGAAACTAGAGAAAAGCACACAATCGTTAAGGATACCATTGTTAAGGGCCGGTAGCATTATGGCCATACAGATTGCATAAACAACTATCCTGTCAATCATGCACACCTATCTTTTCACCATACCCAGCATGAATAGAAGTACTAAGGTTTGGAGAAGTGCTAAGAAAGAGGGTTGGGGGAGCAGTTAGCCTTGGTGTCAAATCACTTACGAAAACCTTGTCGCCGACTACATTCTCCAGGTTCAGCTGACGAGTGATTTCTTTCAGGGCGATCCCGTCGTCCGTCTGTAGAAGGCCTGGAGATTCCAAAAGAGCTGGTCAGACCACATCGGCAGGGCAGTGTGCAAAACCCCAGGGAAGAGGACTGGCAATACTCACCGCTCAACTGAACCAGCAAGATGTTCTTCTTGACTTCATTCATTTCCATCAGCTCTTTCAACACGCAGTTGAGAAGCTGAAAAAGCAAACTGGTGAGGTCTACTCGATCTAACAATTTCAGTGTACAACCGCTAAGGTAACCACAAGGTAATTTCTCCAATGACAACTTCTAATTGAAAGCATTTATACTTTgtgctgtaattatttttgaaaatgaatttccaTACAGCTGATGGAGAACATAAATGTAGCTCTTGTTTTCAGCTTTCAAAATAGAAACTCATGTACAAGACTAATTGCTAGAAAGTGGTAACCACAGTAGTAATCCTGAAGCTCAGCTCTCCACAACCTTGTTTGGGTGGTATTTCCAACCTTGCTAACCCCTCTTCTTTCCTGTTGATCCATTCTTAATCTAGTTATTAACTACCCTAAAAGGTCAAAGTAAAGTATTGTATGAAAAAGGTTTTGTTgaatttcaaagaaaacataacATTAATGTTTTAAGCTGTCAATGTCAGCTGTCAATCAGAGATCTGAAACAACTGAAACACTGTTTACGGCCATGGAGCCAGACCCAGAATTAAAGAGACAGAACCCCTGCTGTAAGGGGTCTGTAAGGCGGTACCATTGATTTTCCGGCCCCCCTGGGTCCCACGATGAGCACGGAGTTACTCTCCCCATGAACAGCTGTCCG
It contains:
- the orc4 gene encoding origin recognition complex subunit 4, translated to MSKRKSKDIHLPAGECLSQVQRLLRERFCHQQLPVGPFGFESQHKHLLELLKRTAVHGESNSVLIVGPRGAGKSMLLNCVLKELMEMNEVKKNILLVQLSGLLQTDDGIALKEITRQLNLENVVGDKVFGSFAENLVFLLEALKKGDRSSSRPVLFTLDEFDLFAHHKNQTLLYNLLDISQSAQTPVAVVGLTCRLDVLELLEKRVKSRFSHRQIHLLSAVDFQGFLRGVELQLRLPPDFPDRRFAEDWNAGVEALCEDKSAEAVLRKHFNSSKDFRSLHMLLMLALSRVTVSNPAIRPADLLEASRLCTSDAKANVLHGLSILELCLVIAMKHLNDVYEGEPFNFQMVHNEFKKFLQRKSHSVHNFEKPVVVKAFEHLQELELIKPMDGASVRSQKEYQLVKLMLDHTQIMEALQKYPQCPTDVKQWATSAFG